In Malus sylvestris chromosome 15, drMalSylv7.2, whole genome shotgun sequence, a single genomic region encodes these proteins:
- the LOC126601970 gene encoding uncharacterized protein LOC126601970 produces the protein MAMAVQKLFPDAKVTIGPWIENGFYYDFDMEPLTDKELKRIKKEMVCKAVARLMFQLTQEPSTHLHDGYLGYDPWLSSQRFDSESLKDLAMDSPIFHGSVVDDAFATQPASEAFSPPSIYAESNGQGFDGGFGRSVLDTNSSH, from the exons ATGGCCATGGCTGTTCAAAAGCTCTTCCCGGATGCAAAAGTGACAATTGGTCCATGGATAGAAAATGGGTTCTATTATGATTTTGATATGGAGCCTTTGACGGACAAAGAGTTGAAGAGAATCAAGAAGGAGATG GTTTGTAAAGCAGTTGCACGTTTAATGTTTCAATTAACTCAAGAACCCTCAACACACCTGCACGACGGTTACCTAGGCTACGACCCCTGGCTTTCCTCCCAGCGATTTGACTCCGAGTCCCTCAAGGACCTCGCCATGGATTCCCCAATCTTCCACGGCTCCGTCGTAGATGACGCTTTCGCCACTCAGCCGGCGTCGGAGGCCTTCTCTCCTCCGTCGATCTACGCTGAATCGAACGGCCAGGGCTTTGATGGAGGGTTTGGCAGGTCCGTGTTAGATACCAATTCCAGCCACTAG